Genomic segment of Gigantopelta aegis isolate Gae_Host chromosome 10, Gae_host_genome, whole genome shotgun sequence:
GACAAAACTATTTACGAAACAGCGAAAAAAGTCGGGTTTCAGACTTCGGCTTCATGGCTGCCGCTAGGGAGAAGTCGATCTCGACTTGACTGAGAACGTTCTGGAAGACGTCCACCACCGCCTTGTCCTCCGTGACGGCAGACACCTCCGCGTGCGCCCACTTCCAGTCCAGACAGGTGGACAGCTCCGCCACCGTCCTCCACACAGAGACCTGCTCCTTCTGGTACAGGTCTGTCTTGTTGGCGACCACCATCACCGGGATGTTGCCCTCCTCCTCGTTCTTCACCTTGCAGATCCTGTTCCTCAGACTCCTCACCGTTTCGAAGGAGCTCTCGTCCAGTAAGGAATACACCAGGACGAAGGCGTCTGCTCGCGCGATGTTCCAGTCTCGCAGGATGCTGCCGTTCCCTCCGAATTCCAGGATGCTAAGGGTGAGCTCCGCCTTCTTGTGGGTGAGTTTCTCCTCGTGCGACTGCACCGTCCTGGTCTTGTCGGCCGGTAGGTCTCGCTTCAGGAACTGGTGGATTATTGCGCTCTTGCCCACCCAGCTGTCTCCCAGGACCAGGATACGACACGCCAGTAGTTGTTTCTCGTTCTCCGGACCTTTAGTCTTGGTTGCTTTGGAATTCATGGCTTCTGATCCTCGTCCTTCTTGTGGAGGTGGCACGATGGGCCGATACTCGTTACTCAGTAATCTAACGATGGCCTGCATATGATGCATCGCAGTATCAAAACTAACTACCTAGTTAGTTTTTCGTGCGTTAGTTTCTGGTGATGTTATAAACATTGTAAAGTATGCCATCGGATCTTTCGCGGTTTTCACAGTTAGAGACGTACCTTAGCAACGAACAGTGCCATCCCCGGTGTTTGGCTGTTGGTATTGCGCTCGAAGGAcgattttaatttgttataacATTTTCATATCACATTTAGTCAAAAGACGATTTGACTGAATATTGTTATATAACGGTCTTTCCTACTAAAATATCTTGCATAATAATTGTAGGACTATAGAAGGCACTTCAACTATGTTATACATtcgtgaacacacacacacacacacacgcacacacacacacacacacacataaatatctcacacacacacacacacacacacacacacacgcacgtacgtgTACTCgggcgcgcacacacgcacgcgcacacatacacacacacataatcagGCATACTTGTTACACTTAGTTCCCATCCTAAAATATTGCCTAGATCCGCCTTCAACAAGGAACATAGGCCTAGAgttcaaaataaaaacacatttttgaaaCTCCGGATATGCGCGCAGGTGCATGATTCATGGTTATAATCACTCTCATAATTAACCTATTACacggccccgttccacgaagcgatcctagcactactatcgtcgtaaatacATCGCGAACTTAATTTTTTTCcctacgatcgccagcccgttccacgacggCTAGTtattgtcgtaaattactgtgaaataCAATAGGTACGAgacagttgtaagccactaatgtagatgtcaaatggcatttagatgatgatttgatcattttctaagaaggatactaactttcttctttctttctttctttctttctttcttttttttttgttttgtttttttttccttctttttttttgtaaaaatgggtctaataatacataaatactttttatgaaactcggcgttcgatgaaaaaacattctttcatttatttcatttatttcatttcaacttattatcgtgcttatatccaattaacgttcaagcac
This window contains:
- the LOC121383690 gene encoding GTP-binding protein REM 1-like, with protein sequence MHHMQAIVRLLSNEYRPIVPPPQEGRGSEAMNSKATKTKGPENEKQLLACRILVLGDSWVGKSAIIHQFLKRDLPADKTRTVQSHEEKLTHKKAELTLSILEFGGNGSILRDWNIARADAFVLVYSLLDESSFETVRSLRNRICKVKNEEEGNIPVMVVANKTDLYQKEQVSVWRTVAELSTCLDWKWAHAEVSAVTEDKAVVDVFQNVLSQVEIDFSLAAAMKPKSETRLFSLFRGLSQYKILPTPPAAYIAVDSVVETGVSLSDDAIVQIVSDVSNDIPSDDYEDDTGGKTADVVKKCEAKQGLSVAIRYFEENPSVGFEHHHSLWNAVRAVEHYNSRHVQTSIMDFVVRK